In Janthinobacterium rivuli, a single genomic region encodes these proteins:
- a CDS encoding CBS domain-containing protein, translating to MKVSEILQVKGNILYTVTPDQPLLDAANTMAEKDIGSLVVMEFGDLVGMLTFREVLNALHENAGQIGGGTVRKHMDDHPITVTPDTEVNEVRRIMLEKHARYLPVMNAKTLLGVISFYDVARAVLEAQSFENQMLKAYIRDWPAETTD from the coding sequence ATGAAAGTATCTGAAATTCTCCAAGTCAAGGGCAATATCCTCTACACGGTCACGCCTGACCAGCCCCTGCTTGACGCGGCCAATACCATGGCTGAAAAAGACATCGGTTCGCTGGTGGTCATGGAATTTGGCGACCTGGTCGGCATGCTGACCTTCCGCGAGGTGCTCAATGCGCTGCATGAAAACGCGGGCCAGATCGGCGGCGGCACCGTGCGCAAGCACATGGATGACCACCCGATCACCGTGACGCCGGATACGGAAGTGAACGAAGTGCGCCGCATCATGCTGGAAAAACATGCGCGCTACCTGCCCGTCATGAATGCCAAGACCTTGCTGGGCGTCATCTCCTTCTACGACGTGGCGCGCGCCGTGCTCGAAGCGCAAAGCTTCGAGAACCAGATGCTGAAAGCGTATATCCGCGACTGGCCGGCCGAAACCACCGATTAA
- a CDS encoding 2OG-Fe(II) oxygenase, with amino-acid sequence MPAISFDGDLAVPGPSIVDGLCHAGWLMQEHFISPELSRQLAAECVQSMLSGKMKGAGVGSGHAPLLQPDIRGDHIEWLETGRSAACDRYLAHMEALRCMLNRELFLGLEEYESHFALYAPGAFYRAHLDRFRDDDKRTVSVVLYLNDDWLPGHGGALRLHPQGGPVVDILPQAGRMAMFMSGEMLHEVLPTARERLSIAGWFRRRA; translated from the coding sequence ATGCCCGCAATATCGTTCGACGGCGACCTCGCCGTACCCGGACCTTCTATCGTCGACGGCCTGTGCCACGCAGGCTGGCTCATGCAAGAGCATTTCATCTCCCCTGAACTGAGCCGCCAGCTGGCCGCCGAATGCGTGCAATCCATGCTCAGCGGCAAGATGAAGGGCGCCGGCGTGGGCAGCGGCCATGCACCGCTGCTGCAGCCGGACATCCGCGGCGACCATATCGAATGGCTGGAAACGGGCCGTTCAGCGGCGTGCGACCGTTATCTGGCGCACATGGAAGCGCTGCGCTGCATGCTCAACCGCGAGCTGTTCCTGGGGCTGGAAGAGTACGAAAGCCATTTCGCGCTATACGCGCCGGGCGCTTTTTACCGGGCCCATCTGGACCGCTTCCGCGATGACGACAAGCGCACCGTGTCCGTCGTGCTGTACCTGAACGACGACTGGCTGCCCGGGCACGGCGGCGCGCTGCGCCTGCACCCGCAGGGTGGGCCCGTGGTGGACATCTTGCCGCAAGCGGGGCGCATGGCCATGTTCATGTCGGGCGAGATGCTGCACGAAGTGCTGCCGACGGCGCGCGAGCGTCTCTCCATAGCTGGTTGGTTCCGCCGCCGCGCGTGA
- a CDS encoding O-acetylhomoserine aminocarboxypropyltransferase has translation MSGPKYPGFDTLSLHAGAAPDPATGARATPIHFTSSFAFKSSEHAASLFNMERAGHVYSRISNPTNAVLEERIAALEGGVAGIATASGQAAMHLGLSTIAGAGSHIVASRALYGGSHNLLAYTLKRFGIDTTFVDPRDVDAWRAAIRPNTKVLFAETLGNPGLDVLNIPQIAALAHEHQLPLMLDSTFTTPYLLRPFEHGADLVFHSATKFLCGHGTAIGGLLVDGGTFDWQTAYDKTGRFAELCEPYNGFHGMVFAEESTVAPFALRARREGLRDFGAVMSPHNAFAILQGIETLGLRMDRHVANTRKVIDFLLANQAVESVSYPELPSHPDYELAKTLLPKGAGGVFTFRLRGDRAAGQRFVDSLKIFSHLANVGDAKSLVIHPASTTHFRVPDDQLEQAGITQGTMRLSVGLEDADDLIEDLARALKLSQKGA, from the coding sequence ATGAGCGGCCCGAAATACCCCGGTTTCGATACCTTATCCCTGCATGCGGGCGCGGCGCCCGACCCGGCCACGGGCGCGCGCGCCACGCCCATCCACTTCACGTCTTCGTTTGCCTTCAAGAGCTCGGAACATGCGGCTTCGCTGTTCAATATGGAGCGGGCCGGCCACGTGTACTCGCGCATCTCGAATCCCACCAACGCCGTGCTGGAAGAACGCATCGCCGCGCTCGAAGGGGGCGTGGCCGGCATCGCCACGGCCAGCGGCCAGGCCGCCATGCACCTGGGCTTGTCCACCATCGCCGGCGCCGGTTCGCACATCGTTGCCTCGCGCGCCCTGTACGGCGGCTCGCACAACCTGCTGGCCTACACCTTGAAACGCTTCGGCATCGACACGACGTTTGTCGACCCGCGCGACGTGGACGCCTGGCGCGCCGCCATCCGCCCGAATACAAAAGTGCTGTTCGCGGAAACCCTGGGCAATCCCGGCCTCGACGTGCTGAACATCCCCCAGATTGCCGCGCTGGCGCACGAACACCAGCTGCCGCTGATGCTCGATTCGACGTTTACCACGCCGTATTTGCTGCGCCCCTTCGAGCATGGCGCCGACCTGGTGTTCCACTCGGCCACCAAATTTTTATGCGGGCATGGCACGGCCATCGGCGGCTTGCTCGTTGATGGCGGCACCTTCGACTGGCAAACGGCATACGACAAGACGGGGCGTTTCGCCGAACTGTGCGAGCCGTATAACGGCTTCCATGGCATGGTCTTCGCCGAGGAATCGACGGTAGCGCCATTCGCCCTGCGCGCGCGGCGCGAAGGCTTGCGCGATTTCGGCGCCGTCATGAGCCCGCACAACGCCTTCGCCATCCTGCAGGGCATCGAAACCCTGGGTTTACGCATGGACCGCCACGTGGCCAACACGCGCAAGGTGATCGATTTTCTGCTGGCCAATCAGGCCGTCGAATCCGTGTCCTACCCCGAACTGCCGTCGCATCCCGACTATGAACTGGCGAAAACCCTGCTGCCGAAAGGCGCGGGCGGCGTGTTCACCTTCCGCCTGCGCGGCGATCGCGCGGCCGGCCAGCGCTTTGTCGACAGCCTGAAGATCTTCTCGCACCTGGCCAATGTGGGCGACGCCAAGTCGCTCGTCATCCACCCCGCCTCCACCACGCATTTCCGCGTGCCCGACGATCAACTCGAGCAGGCGGGCATCACGCAGGGCACCATGCGCCTGTCCGTCGGTCTGGAAGACGCGGACGATTTGATCGAAG